The nucleotide window TGGATCGGATCACGTTTACCAATGAAGAAGTTATCTCTGCACTGCAATCCTACCGAACGATAAAAGTCGACCTCACCGATTATGAATCCCCCGAAGCTGAAGCAATACGCAAAAAGTTTGGCGTGGCTGGCGTACCCACGATCATATTTCTGAATAAAAACGGAATAGAAATCAAAGAGTCACGAGTGGTTGGATTTGTAGGAGCAAAAGAATTTCTGAAACGAATACCAGAATGATTCAACCCAATCTCATCCTGTCGCAGCAATCAGCTCGTGTACGTATTCATCAGGAATGCTCAACACAAATTAGTTGTGTTGGGGATTACCATTTTTTAGAAATAAAAATTAAGCTTTTTAAGCTTAATTTAAGCCTCTTCTTCCTATAATACCTGAAAACCAAGGCCCATAATCTATGGGTTACCACAATAAATAGCTTAAGGATGGTATTATGGAACATTCTCACCAAGACATGAAGCACGATCATAATCACAGTGGCAATCAGCATCACGACCATGAACATAACCACGAAAATCATAGAGAACACAAGCACTCCGGTGGGCATGCTGAACACCACGCCCACATGGCCGAGGATTTTCTGAAGCGTTTTTGGATATCCATTGCCCTAACCATTCCTATCCTGATTCTTTCTCACATGATTCAGGGGTTCTTGGGATTAGGAGATACCCTCCAGTTTACCGGTGATACCTATATCTCATTCATCCTTTCTAGCATCGTGTTCTTTTATGGTGGGTGGCCATTTTTGAAGGGCCTCTACGACGAGGTAAGTGATCGCCAGCCCGGAATGATGACCCTGATCGGTGTTGCCATTACGGCCGCTTACGTATATAGCACTCTCGTAGTCTTTGCGGTAGAAGGACAGGTTTTCTTCTGGGAGCTGGCTACGCTGGTGGATATCATGCTGATCGGTCATTATATCGAGATGAAATCCGTAATGAGCGCTTCCCGAGCCCTTGAGGAACTGGCAAAATTGATGCCGTCGGAAGCGCACGTAATTCAAGAAGACGGTTCCACCAAAGACGTCCCACTTGAAGAATTGCAAAAGGGATATAAAGTGTTGGTAAAACCCGGCGAAAAGATTCCGGCCGATGGAATGGTTATTGACGGTAAGTCATCAGTTAATGAATCACTGATGACAGGAGAATCTAAACCAGTGTCCAAACAAAAAGACGATGAAGTCATCGGGGGATCTATCAATGGAGAAGGATCTCTTACGATTGAAGTTAACCGGACGGGTGAGGACTCCTTTCTCTCCCAGGTCATTGACCTTGTACGGCAAGCCCAAGAAAGCAAGTCCCGAACACAAGATTTGGCTAACCGTGCCGCATTTTGGCTTACCATCATTGCTTTAGGTGCCGGTGCGCTCACCTTCTTTGCGTGGACCTTCTTTACTACCGAAAATTTTGTATTCGCCCTGGAACGTACCGTTACCGTGATGGTGATTGCCTGTCCGCATGCGCTGGGACTGGCCGTACCACTGGTCGTAGCCGTTTCCACCAGCCTGGCCGCCCAGAATGGATTCCTGATCCGCAACCGTACCGCCTTTGAAGAAGCCCGTAATCTCGGAGCTATCATCTTCGATAAAACGGGAACACTGACCCATGGTGAGTTTGGCGTAACGGATGTCCTGACATTCAATGGCTTCGACGATAAGGAACAACTCTTGAGCCTGGCCGGCTCGCTGGAGCAAAACTCTGAACATCCTATTGCCCGTGGCATCGTGAAAGCTACTGACGGGCTGATGAAAGTAGAGGAGTTCAACTCTATCACAGGAAAGGGAATTGAAGGACGCGTAGATGGCAAACAGATTAAAGTGGTAAGTCCCGGCTACCTGCGTGAACACAACATTGACCATCCAACAGAACAGTATGAACAGCTTTCCGGTCAGGGGAAAACCGTCGTGTTCGTCATTATTGACGACCAGCTCCAGGGGGCGATCGCCCTTGGTGATAATATCCGGGAAGATTCCCGCGAGGCTATTCAAAGCCTCCACGACATGGGTATCCAGTGTATTATGCTCACCGGCGACAACCGGCAAACCGCCGCCTATGTGGCCAACGAGCTCGGACTGGATGATTTCTTTGCCGAGGTATTGCCCGAAGAAAAAGCAGCTAAAATTAGAGAAGTACAACAGCGCGGACTCAAAGTGGCCATGACCGGCGACGGTGTGAATGACGCTCCCGCCCTGGCGCAGGCCGATGTGGGTATTGCTATCGGGGCTGGTTCGGATGTTGCAGTAGAGACTGGTGATATCATTCTTACCCAGAGCAATCCCAAAGATGTAGCGTCATTAATCGCGCTTGCAAAAGCGACCTACAAGAAAATGGTGCAGAACTTGTGGTGGGCTACGGGATACAACGCCTTTGCGATACCGTTGGCTGCAGGTGTGTTATACACTTATGGCATTATTCTGAGCCCCGCCCTTGGCGCTGTGCTCATGTCACTCAGTACCGTAATCGTGGCTATTAATGCACGGTTCCTTAAAATTGAACGCTAAATCCGAGGTTATGATGAAATTAGTCAAAGCATACATCCGACCCATGCTACTGGAAGATGTTTACACAGCACTCCGCAAAGAAGGGCATTGCTGCATGACTGTTTTCGAAGGTGAAGGCACAGGTCGTTTCAGCGACCCCAATGATCAGCATGGATCTCTAAACTTCCCGGCCATGCATACGCATGTGGCAAAGATTGAAATTGCAGTGGAATCAGACGATGTAGCTACAGTTATCGATATTATTAAAAAGCATGGAAAAACGGGTCACAAAGGAGACGGCATCGTCTTTGTCTGCCCCATAGAGAGAGTAACAAGAATTCGTGACGGTAAAGAGGGTGCAACAGTTCTTAATTAACTCTTGCGCACTTTAAGGTTGCTTTAAGGGAGGTTGTTGTATGTTACAGTAGAACATCAAAACCTATTGAATCTTAAAAGACCAAAAACACTATGGAATATTTCACATCACAGAAAGTCGATCTCTCCTATGATCAGGCCATAGAAAAGGTAACTGGCCTACTGAAAGAAGAAGGCTTTGGCGTGTTGACGGAAATCGACGTCAAGGATACCCTGAAAGAGAAACTGGATGTAGATTTTAAAAAGTATAAA belongs to Fodinibius sp. Rm-B-1B1-1 and includes:
- a CDS encoding heavy metal translocating P-type ATPase, with product MEHSHQDMKHDHNHSGNQHHDHEHNHENHREHKHSGGHAEHHAHMAEDFLKRFWISIALTIPILILSHMIQGFLGLGDTLQFTGDTYISFILSSIVFFYGGWPFLKGLYDEVSDRQPGMMTLIGVAITAAYVYSTLVVFAVEGQVFFWELATLVDIMLIGHYIEMKSVMSASRALEELAKLMPSEAHVIQEDGSTKDVPLEELQKGYKVLVKPGEKIPADGMVIDGKSSVNESLMTGESKPVSKQKDDEVIGGSINGEGSLTIEVNRTGEDSFLSQVIDLVRQAQESKSRTQDLANRAAFWLTIIALGAGALTFFAWTFFTTENFVFALERTVTVMVIACPHALGLAVPLVVAVSTSLAAQNGFLIRNRTAFEEARNLGAIIFDKTGTLTHGEFGVTDVLTFNGFDDKEQLLSLAGSLEQNSEHPIARGIVKATDGLMKVEEFNSITGKGIEGRVDGKQIKVVSPGYLREHNIDHPTEQYEQLSGQGKTVVFVIIDDQLQGAIALGDNIREDSREAIQSLHDMGIQCIMLTGDNRQTAAYVANELGLDDFFAEVLPEEKAAKIREVQQRGLKVAMTGDGVNDAPALAQADVGIAIGAGSDVAVETGDIILTQSNPKDVASLIALAKATYKKMVQNLWWATGYNAFAIPLAAGVLYTYGIILSPALGAVLMSLSTVIVAINARFLKIER
- a CDS encoding P-II family nitrogen regulator, with translation MNAKSEVMMKLVKAYIRPMLLEDVYTALRKEGHCCMTVFEGEGTGRFSDPNDQHGSLNFPAMHTHVAKIEIAVESDDVATVIDIIKKHGKTGHKGDGIVFVCPIERVTRIRDGKEGATVLN